The Castellaniella sp. genome includes a window with the following:
- the truA gene encoding tRNA pseudouridine(38-40) synthase TruA — protein sequence MDTGRIALGLAYDGSGWHGWQTQVHRHTLQDTLQAALARFLDRPSVATVCAGRTDAGVHALQQVVHLDTDAVRRDESWVRGLNAHLPPSLRVLWARPVSADFHARFDARARTYFYVLHCAPVRSPILHGRVGWVHDALDEIAMQDAADLLLGQHDFSAFRSAECQAHSPVRTLDRLDVLRQGDFLVFRFCANAFLHHMVRNLMGTLLMVGRQRRPVAWVAEVLADCDRRRAAATFMADGLYLADVTYPRAPELPLLTASQALAQHMGIRLPW from the coding sequence ATGGACACAGGGCGGATTGCACTGGGTCTGGCCTACGACGGCTCAGGCTGGCATGGTTGGCAGACCCAGGTGCATCGGCACACTTTGCAAGATACGCTGCAGGCGGCGCTGGCCCGGTTTTTGGATAGGCCCAGCGTGGCGACGGTCTGTGCAGGCCGCACGGATGCTGGCGTGCATGCGCTGCAACAGGTCGTGCACCTGGATACCGACGCGGTGCGGCGCGATGAATCCTGGGTGCGGGGCCTGAACGCGCATTTGCCGCCTAGCTTGCGGGTATTGTGGGCGCGCCCTGTTTCTGCTGATTTCCATGCGCGCTTCGATGCGCGTGCGCGGACGTATTTTTATGTGCTGCACTGTGCGCCGGTGCGCTCGCCCATTCTGCATGGCAGGGTGGGGTGGGTGCACGATGCGCTGGACGAAATCGCCATGCAGGATGCTGCCGATCTGCTGCTCGGTCAGCATGATTTCAGTGCCTTTCGTTCCGCTGAGTGCCAGGCCCACAGCCCCGTGCGTACCTTGGATAGGCTCGACGTTTTGCGCCAGGGCGATTTTCTGGTGTTTCGCTTTTGCGCCAATGCCTTTTTACATCATATGGTGCGCAACCTCATGGGGACGCTGCTGATGGTGGGGCGCCAGCGGCGGCCGGTTGCCTGGGTGGCCGAGGTTCTGGCCGACTGTGATCGCCGCCGCGCTGCTGCAACCTTCATGGCAGACGGCCTCTATCTGGCTGATGTCACTTATCCGCGCGCGCCGGAACTCCCCTTGTTGACAGCTTCCCAGGCCTTGGCGCAGCACATGGGAATCCGGTTGCCTTGGTGA
- the asd gene encoding aspartate-semialdehyde dehydrogenase — MAQAVGLVGWRGMVGSVLMQRMRDENDFALFDPVFFSTSNAGGAAPQWASGAGPLQDAHDIDALKKLPIIVTAQGGDYTSAVYPKLRVAGWNGLWIDAASTLRMNNDAVIVLDPVNRPVIDAAMQRGVRDFVGGNCTVSCMLMGLAGLFKADMIEWMSSMTYQAASGGGARHMRELLTQFGILNQLVGPQLADPASAILDIDRGILKAQQSPDLPRENFGVPLGGSLIPWIDKDLGDGMSREEWKGGAETNKILGRGAGFDAPAVPVDGLCVRIGAMRCHSQALTIKLRGDIPMDEINDAVRTGTDWARLIPNEKDASMQALTPVAVTGTLDIPVGRLRKMSMGPEYLSAFTVGDQLLWGAAEPLRRMLRIALGEL, encoded by the coding sequence ATGGCGCAGGCAGTAGGTTTGGTTGGATGGCGTGGCATGGTGGGCTCGGTGCTCATGCAACGCATGCGGGACGAAAATGATTTCGCTCTTTTCGATCCGGTGTTTTTTTCCACGAGCAATGCAGGCGGAGCCGCGCCGCAATGGGCATCAGGGGCAGGGCCCCTGCAAGACGCCCATGATATCGACGCCTTGAAAAAACTGCCGATCATTGTCACGGCCCAGGGGGGCGATTACACCTCTGCCGTTTACCCCAAGCTCCGTGTAGCAGGTTGGAACGGTCTGTGGATCGATGCGGCCAGCACTCTGCGCATGAATAACGACGCCGTGATTGTGCTCGATCCGGTCAACCGCCCTGTGATTGACGCTGCCATGCAGCGCGGCGTGCGTGATTTCGTCGGGGGCAATTGCACTGTCAGCTGCATGTTGATGGGGCTGGCCGGCCTTTTCAAGGCGGACATGATCGAATGGATGAGCTCCATGACCTACCAGGCCGCTTCGGGCGGCGGGGCGCGCCACATGCGAGAACTTCTCACCCAGTTCGGTATTCTCAATCAGTTGGTTGGCCCACAGTTGGCCGATCCGGCCTCGGCCATTCTGGATATTGACCGTGGGATTCTCAAGGCCCAACAAAGCCCGGATCTCCCGCGCGAAAACTTCGGCGTGCCCCTGGGTGGCAGCCTGATCCCCTGGATCGACAAGGACCTTGGCGATGGCATGTCCCGCGAAGAATGGAAGGGCGGTGCCGAGACCAATAAGATCCTGGGCCGCGGCGCTGGCTTTGATGCCCCGGCCGTGCCGGTGGATGGCCTGTGCGTGCGCATTGGTGCCATGCGCTGCCATAGCCAGGCATTGACCATCAAACTCCGGGGGGATATTCCCATGGACGAGATCAATGATGCTGTGCGTACCGGCACGGATTGGGCGCGCCTGATTCCCAATGAAAAGGATGCCTCCATGCAAGCTCTGACTCCCGTGGCGGTCACCGGCACCCTGGATATTCCCGTGGGTCGCCTGCGGAAAATGTCCATGGGGCCTGAATACCTCAGCGCCTTCACGGTTGGCGACCAGTTGTTGTGGGGCGCTGCCGAGCCGCTGCGTCGCATGCTGCGCATCGCGCTGGGCGAACTCTGA
- a CDS encoding TRAP transporter small permease subunit, which produces MKILLKVAGGIDALNSLVGRGVTWLVLIVAVISAGNAVMRKLFNLSSNAWLELQWYLFGAIFLLAAGYTFLRNEHVRVDVLSQRLPERTQVGIEIFGVLFFLLPAACLVLWLSIPFFWDSFIAHELSSNTDGLIRWPAKLLIPVGFGLLILAGISHLIKCIGFLRGNCNNPMTVSNGKSSEEALAEDILAAQQAGNPDQSAQGR; this is translated from the coding sequence ATGAAAATACTATTGAAGGTAGCTGGCGGCATTGACGCGCTCAATTCCCTGGTGGGGCGGGGGGTCACCTGGCTGGTTCTGATCGTGGCCGTCATCAGTGCAGGCAACGCCGTCATGCGCAAGCTCTTCAATCTCAGTTCCAATGCCTGGTTGGAACTGCAGTGGTATTTGTTCGGCGCGATTTTTCTGCTGGCGGCGGGTTATACCTTTTTGCGCAACGAACACGTGCGTGTCGATGTTCTGTCGCAGCGCCTGCCAGAACGTACCCAGGTAGGCATAGAAATTTTCGGAGTCTTGTTTTTTCTGCTGCCCGCCGCCTGTCTGGTGCTCTGGTTGTCCATCCCCTTTTTCTGGGATTCTTTCATTGCGCATGAATTATCCTCCAATACCGATGGCCTGATCCGTTGGCCCGCCAAATTGCTGATTCCTGTCGGTTTTGGTTTGCTGATCCTGGCCGGGATTTCGCATCTCATCAAATGCATCGGGTTTTTGCGCGGCAATTGCAATAACCCCATGACTGTTTCCAACGGCAAGTCTTCCGAGGAAGCACTGGCCGAAGATATTCTGGCTGCGCAGCAGGCTGGTAACCCCGATCAATCGGCACAGGGACGCTGA
- the leuD gene encoding 3-isopropylmalate dehydratase small subunit: protein MQSFTTHQGLVAPLDRDNVDTDLIIPKQFLKSIKRTGFGPNLFDELRYLDHGEPGMDNSTRPLNPDFVLNFPRYQGASVLLCRENFGCGSSREHAPWALQQYGFRALIAPSYADIFFNNSFKVGLLPIILPEPVVDQLFQAVNATPGYQLAVDLDRQLVIAPDGSQWSFEIDAYRKQSLLRGLDEIGQTLLHADEIRAFESRRLAQHPWLIKDVPAQP from the coding sequence ATGCAATCCTTCACCACACACCAAGGGCTGGTTGCCCCCCTGGACCGGGATAACGTTGATACTGATCTGATCATTCCCAAGCAGTTCCTGAAGTCCATCAAACGCACCGGCTTTGGGCCTAATCTCTTTGATGAGCTGCGCTATCTGGATCATGGCGAGCCCGGCATGGACAACAGTACGCGGCCACTGAACCCGGATTTCGTGCTGAATTTCCCCCGCTACCAAGGGGCCTCGGTACTGTTGTGTCGCGAAAACTTCGGCTGCGGCTCCAGCCGCGAACATGCGCCCTGGGCCTTGCAGCAATATGGTTTTCGCGCCCTGATTGCCCCGTCGTATGCCGATATTTTCTTCAACAACAGCTTCAAGGTCGGTCTGTTGCCGATTATCTTGCCCGAGCCTGTCGTTGATCAGCTGTTTCAGGCCGTGAATGCCACGCCAGGCTATCAACTGGCTGTGGATCTGGATCGCCAACTGGTCATCGCCCCCGATGGCAGCCAGTGGTCCTTCGAGATCGATGCCTATCGCAAACAGTCGCTGCTCAGGGGCCTGGATGAAATCGGCCAGACGCTATTGCATGCCGATGAGATCCGCGCTTTCGAATCCCGGCGCCTGGCGCAGCATCCCTGGCTGATCAAAGATGTGCCGGCTCAGCCCTGA
- a CDS encoding FimV/HubP family polar landmark protein: MVGAARLIGGLLSLACLVGSPVHAADFGHARLVSTAGAPLLITLPITGLTPADLQTLSARPAPAADWANAGLTPPVALDSLIVSVAASPRPGASRILRIHSNQPFVGSLADLLLDVQTASGQQRHQVSLLVPGPVTAVAPPAGGAAVAATQRSAPATGAASAATSSRRVPAGTITVRRGDTMFAVARRHAVDQVSVYQLMLALQRANPQAFIHDNINLLRSDTVLAVPSIDDMLSISDAEARRQFVAQTAAFNRLRGGLAAADAPLAGQAGAGDVAVAATPVAAEKPVAADRLQLSQTNQSAADAQAAQGHALKDAESRVGQLQDNVQHLNQALQAQGEAARDVVADGAQAVTASIGKVASAISEASREAAAQADAQLNAQATQAGSEAAPAGSAAAPDGTAAQQPSPSAALSNGGSSSSAAQSNGSNGGAAQGTNAVADTRANAPAQASTSANAAASTASVGGLGLPGEPGPASAATAAQAQAADLVESPKTQSRVSWIQEHLLAILIGLLVIIVFLIAWLLRRANTTRDEADAGQGITDAMVRERLQGVDLDLPPRETSDSATRY; the protein is encoded by the coding sequence ATGGTCGGCGCTGCCCGTCTGATTGGCGGCTTGCTCTCGCTTGCCTGTTTGGTGGGCAGCCCGGTCCATGCGGCCGATTTTGGGCATGCGCGTCTGGTGTCCACAGCGGGGGCGCCGCTGCTCATCACGCTGCCGATCACTGGCCTGACGCCTGCCGATTTGCAGACTCTCTCGGCGCGGCCAGCACCAGCCGCTGATTGGGCCAATGCGGGTCTGACCCCGCCGGTCGCGCTGGATAGCCTGATCGTCAGCGTGGCCGCCAGCCCCAGGCCAGGGGCCAGCCGTATCCTGCGTATTCATTCCAATCAGCCCTTTGTCGGCAGTCTTGCCGATTTGCTGCTGGATGTACAGACGGCTTCCGGCCAACAGCGTCATCAGGTCTCTTTGCTGGTGCCCGGGCCCGTGACGGCGGTCGCACCGCCTGCAGGCGGTGCAGCTGTCGCCGCCACGCAGCGCTCTGCGCCTGCCACGGGGGCGGCTTCAGCCGCCACCAGCAGTCGGCGTGTCCCGGCTGGAACGATCACTGTGCGCCGTGGCGACACCATGTTTGCCGTGGCGCGCCGTCATGCCGTTGATCAGGTCTCCGTCTACCAGCTGATGTTGGCCTTGCAGCGGGCCAACCCTCAGGCTTTCATTCATGACAATATCAATTTGCTGCGCTCGGATACGGTATTGGCCGTGCCCAGCATTGACGATATGCTGTCCATTTCCGACGCCGAGGCGCGCCGACAGTTTGTGGCCCAGACGGCGGCGTTCAATCGCTTGCGCGGTGGGTTGGCGGCGGCTGATGCGCCTTTGGCAGGGCAGGCCGGTGCGGGGGATGTGGCTGTCGCGGCAACCCCGGTTGCAGCTGAAAAACCCGTTGCAGCAGATCGTTTGCAACTCAGCCAGACGAATCAATCGGCTGCCGATGCCCAGGCGGCTCAGGGCCATGCCCTGAAGGACGCCGAATCCCGCGTCGGCCAGCTACAGGACAATGTCCAGCACCTCAATCAGGCCCTGCAGGCCCAGGGCGAAGCCGCGCGTGATGTGGTGGCGGATGGTGCGCAGGCGGTCACGGCCTCGATCGGCAAGGTCGCCAGTGCCATCAGCGAGGCCAGCCGCGAGGCAGCCGCACAGGCGGATGCACAGTTGAATGCACAAGCGACCCAGGCGGGATCGGAGGCTGCCCCTGCTGGCTCGGCTGCTGCACCGGACGGAACGGCTGCCCAGCAGCCATCACCCTCCGCCGCGCTGTCCAATGGCGGTTCATCATCATCCGCTGCACAGTCCAATGGCAGTAATGGCGGTGCCGCCCAGGGCACCAATGCGGTGGCAGACACGCGCGCCAACGCGCCCGCGCAGGCCAGTACATCCGCCAACGCAGCAGCATCCACTGCGTCCGTCGGCGGCTTGGGCTTGCCCGGAGAACCCGGCCCGGCTTCTGCCGCCACAGCAGCCCAGGCGCAGGCAGCGGATCTTGTCGAGTCCCCCAAGACTCAAAGCCGTGTCTCCTGGATACAAGAACACTTGCTGGCGATTCTGATCGGTTTGCTGGTCATCATTGTGTTCCTGATTGCATGGCTTTTGCGGCGGGCCAATACCACGCGCGACGAGGCCGATGCCGGGCAAGGCATCACCGATGCCATGGTGCGTGAAAGACTGCAGGGGGTGGATCTGGACTTGCCCCCTCGTGAGACATCCGATTCAGCCACCAGGTACTGA
- a CDS encoding TRAP transporter large permease subunit, producing MEFLVDNLAPIMFFNLIGFLLLGFPVAFSLAATGVLYGLVAIEFDLMSPLLFQALPQRIFGIVSNDSLLAVPFFTFMGLILERSGMAEDLLNTVGRLFGPLRGGLAIAVVFVGALLAATTGVVSASVISMGLISLPIMLRYGYDRRLASGVIAASGTLSQIIPPSLVLIVLADQLGRSIGDMYRGAMLPGLLLAGSYMAYVFLVAFFRPSQAPALPLEARGPIDEHGHRGLRSLLVLTLIAAAAAYFGSDYYFRSHTDIPMDERVVIVLLIWGVAALAMALGNRLLRLGWLSEMAEQVVFVMIPPLALIFLVLGTIFIGVATPTEGGAMGAMGALIMAVSRGRFSMPQLRQAMESTARLTCFVIFILVGSTIFSLSFRGINGDIWVEQLLLHIPGGELGFLIVVSLITFFLAFFLDFFELAFIIVPLLGPVADKMGIDLIWFGVLLAVNMQTSFVHPPFGFALFYLRSVAPKEDYRDRVTGRLIAKVTTAQIYWGSIPFIIIQILMVVLVLSFPGLVTHYKGDAPTINPSSVTFGQDSAYGLDSYGADDSGGFQ from the coding sequence ATGGAGTTTCTTGTCGATAATCTGGCACCGATCATGTTCTTCAACCTGATCGGATTCTTGCTGTTGGGCTTTCCAGTGGCTTTTTCCCTGGCCGCCACGGGCGTGCTGTATGGTCTGGTCGCGATTGAATTCGACCTGATGAGTCCGCTGCTGTTTCAGGCATTGCCCCAACGCATCTTTGGCATCGTCAGCAATGATTCTTTGCTGGCGGTGCCGTTCTTTACCTTCATGGGCCTGATTCTTGAACGCTCAGGCATGGCCGAAGACCTGCTGAACACGGTGGGGCGCTTGTTCGGGCCGCTACGGGGCGGCTTGGCCATCGCGGTGGTTTTCGTGGGGGCATTGCTGGCTGCCACCACCGGGGTGGTATCCGCCTCGGTGATTTCCATGGGCCTGATTTCCCTGCCCATCATGCTGCGCTATGGCTATGACAGGCGGCTGGCATCGGGGGTGATTGCCGCGTCGGGGACTTTATCGCAAATCATCCCGCCTTCCTTGGTGCTGATCGTCTTGGCCGACCAGCTCGGGCGCTCCATCGGGGATATGTATCGGGGCGCCATGCTGCCCGGCCTGTTGCTGGCCGGCTCTTATATGGCTTACGTCTTTCTGGTGGCGTTTTTCCGTCCCAGCCAGGCGCCCGCCCTGCCGCTCGAGGCCCGCGGCCCGATCGACGAGCACGGCCATCGCGGACTGCGGTCCTTGCTGGTGCTGACCCTGATTGCCGCTGCGGCGGCTTATTTCGGCTCGGACTATTATTTTCGTTCGCACACCGACATCCCCATGGACGAGCGTGTCGTCATTGTGCTGCTGATCTGGGGCGTGGCTGCTTTGGCAATGGCCTTGGGCAATCGTTTGTTGCGCTTGGGCTGGCTATCTGAAATGGCCGAACAGGTGGTGTTTGTCATGATCCCGCCCCTGGCCCTGATTTTTCTGGTGCTGGGCACGATTTTCATCGGCGTGGCTACCCCTACTGAGGGTGGTGCCATGGGTGCCATGGGTGCGCTCATCATGGCGGTATCCCGTGGGCGGTTCTCGATGCCTCAGCTGCGTCAGGCGATGGAGAGTACGGCGCGCCTGACGTGTTTCGTCATTTTTATCCTGGTTGGCTCCACGATCTTCAGCCTCAGTTTCCGGGGCATCAACGGCGATATATGGGTTGAACAGCTGCTGCTGCATATTCCGGGCGGAGAGCTCGGCTTTCTGATCGTCGTCAGCCTGATTACCTTTTTCTTGGCATTCTTCCTGGATTTCTTCGAACTGGCTTTCATCATTGTGCCGTTGCTGGGGCCGGTCGCCGACAAAATGGGCATAGACCTGATCTGGTTCGGTGTGCTGCTGGCGGTGAATATGCAGACGTCTTTTGTGCACCCGCCCTTTGGTTTCGCCCTGTTCTATTTGCGTTCAGTGGCGCCCAAGGAAGACTACCGCGACCGGGTCACGGGCCGGCTCATCGCCAAGGTCACGACGGCTCAGATTTACTGGGGCTCGATACCCTTCATCATCATTCAGATTTTGATGGTGGTTCTGGTGCTCAGTTTCCCTGGCCTGGTGACGCACTACAAGGGCGATGCCCCGACCATCAACCCCTCTTCGGTCACTTTTGGCCAAGACAGCGCCTATGGGCTGGATAGCTATGGCGCTGATGATAGTGGGGGTTTTCAGTGA
- a CDS encoding ABC transporter permease: MSIYSMWGAFEIGLIFGLVALGVLISFRILNFPDLTVDGSFPLGGATAAVLIHNGMDPFLATLMATFAAGVAGMITGWLNVSLKIMDLLASILMMIALYSINLRVMDAPNIPLITDPTVFSVLQPDNIEDYVARPLILLVLVIAVKFALDWFFSTQVGLAMRSTGSNPRMARAQGIHTGRMILLGMAISNALCGLAGALFAQSQGGADISMGIGTIVIGLAAVIIGETIFPSRRLIVITLAVIIGAVLYRFFIALALNADFIGLKAQDLNLVTAVLVTLALVIPLAKQRLSKKRA; the protein is encoded by the coding sequence ATGTCCATTTACTCCATGTGGGGTGCCTTTGAGATCGGCCTGATCTTCGGCCTGGTGGCCCTGGGTGTCCTGATCTCGTTTCGCATTCTTAATTTTCCCGACCTGACGGTAGATGGCAGCTTTCCGTTGGGCGGGGCCACTGCCGCCGTGTTGATCCACAATGGCATGGACCCTTTTTTGGCCACGCTGATGGCCACCTTTGCCGCCGGCGTCGCCGGCATGATTACCGGCTGGCTGAATGTCAGCTTGAAAATCATGGATTTGCTGGCCAGTATTCTGATGATGATCGCCTTGTATTCGATCAATCTGCGCGTCATGGATGCGCCCAATATTCCCTTGATTACTGACCCCACTGTCTTTAGCGTGCTGCAGCCCGATAACATAGAAGATTACGTGGCGCGGCCCTTGATCCTGCTGGTGCTGGTGATTGCAGTCAAGTTCGCGCTGGACTGGTTCTTTTCCACCCAGGTGGGGCTGGCGATGCGCTCTACGGGGTCCAATCCGCGCATGGCGCGTGCCCAGGGCATCCATACCGGGCGCATGATCTTGCTGGGCATGGCGATTTCCAATGCCTTGTGTGGCCTGGCAGGGGCCTTGTTCGCCCAGTCTCAGGGCGGCGCGGATATTTCCATGGGCATCGGCACCATCGTCATCGGTCTGGCGGCGGTGATTATTGGCGAAACCATCTTTCCCTCGCGCCGTTTGATCGTGATTACCCTCGCGGTGATTATCGGCGCGGTGCTCTACCGTTTCTTTATCGCGCTTGCCCTGAATGCAGACTTTATCGGCCTCAAGGCCCAGGACCTGAACCTGGTGACTGCGGTGCTGGTCACTTTGGCCC
- a CDS encoding ABC transporter substrate-binding protein: protein MAIPQVQAQSVAVTSIVEHPALDSVKDGIQSALTTAGYTEAKGLKWQFQTAQGNTAIAAQIARKFVGDNPDVIVAIATPSAQAVVAATKTIPVVYSAVTDPVAAQLVPGWGPSGTNVTGVSDALALDTQIELILKIVPDAKRIGIVYNPGEANSVVVVKQLREALPKVGLSLVEATAARTVDVGAAARSLVDKVDVIYTSTDNNVVSAFESLVKVANSAKIPLIASDTDSVKRGAIAALGVNYRDLGVQTGNIVVRILKGEKPGDIASETSAKQQLFVNPSAAEKQGVTLSDALLKSAAEIVK from the coding sequence ATGGCCATTCCCCAGGTACAGGCCCAGTCCGTTGCGGTTACCTCCATTGTCGAGCACCCCGCACTGGATTCTGTGAAGGACGGCATCCAAAGCGCCCTCACCACAGCGGGCTACACCGAAGCCAAAGGCCTGAAATGGCAATTCCAGACGGCTCAGGGCAATACCGCCATTGCCGCCCAGATTGCGCGTAAGTTTGTCGGCGACAATCCTGACGTGATCGTGGCCATCGCCACGCCTTCGGCCCAGGCTGTCGTTGCAGCCACCAAGACCATTCCCGTGGTGTATTCGGCGGTGACCGACCCGGTTGCTGCCCAGCTGGTGCCCGGCTGGGGCCCTTCGGGCACCAATGTCACGGGCGTGTCCGATGCCCTGGCGCTGGATACCCAGATCGAACTCATCCTGAAAATCGTGCCCGATGCCAAACGCATCGGCATTGTCTACAACCCCGGCGAGGCCAACTCGGTGGTGGTGGTCAAGCAATTGCGCGAAGCCTTGCCCAAGGTCGGTTTGTCGCTGGTCGAAGCCACGGCTGCCCGTACCGTGGACGTCGGGGCGGCAGCGCGCAGCCTGGTCGATAAGGTCGATGTGATCTATACCAGCACAGACAATAACGTCGTCTCGGCCTTCGAGTCCCTGGTCAAGGTCGCCAATTCGGCCAAGATCCCGCTGATTGCCTCGGATACCGACAGCGTCAAGCGCGGTGCCATCGCCGCGCTGGGGGTCAATTATCGCGACCTGGGCGTACAGACCGGCAATATCGTGGTGCGTATCCTCAAGGGTGAAAAGCCAGGCGATATCGCTTCCGAGACCAGCGCCAAACAGCAGCTGTTCGTCAATCCCTCCGCAGCTGAAAAACAGGGCGTGACCTTGTCCGATGCCTTGCTGAAGTCCGCTGCCGAAATCGTCAAATAA
- the leuB gene encoding 3-isopropylmalate dehydrogenase: MTTRIAVLPGDGIGPEIVEQAVRVLRALDLGLEFTEAPVGGAAYAAQGHPLPQSTLDLALKSDAILFGAVGDWKYDSLERALRPEQAVLGLRKALGLFANLRPAILYPQLANASSLKPEIVAGLDILIVRELTGDIYFGQPRGVRTLDDGPYAGERQGFDTMHYAETEIRRIAHVAFQAAAKRQGRLCSVDKANVLETSQFWRDIMIDVAREYPQVELSHMYVDNAAMQLVREPKAFDVVVTGNLFGDILSDEAAMLTGSIGMLPSASLNASRQGLYEPSHGSAPDIAGQNIANPLATILSAAMLLRYSLDAGAAADRIEAAVQAVLAQGLRTTDIFEEGTVRVSTSEMGDAVLKALE, from the coding sequence ATGACTACTCGTATTGCAGTATTGCCTGGCGATGGTATCGGCCCGGAAATCGTCGAACAGGCGGTGCGCGTTTTGCGTGCCCTGGACCTGGGCCTGGAATTCACGGAAGCGCCGGTGGGTGGGGCAGCCTATGCCGCCCAGGGGCATCCCTTGCCCCAGTCCACCCTGGATCTGGCCCTGAAATCCGACGCCATCCTGTTTGGTGCGGTGGGCGATTGGAAATACGACAGCCTGGAACGCGCCCTGCGCCCAGAACAAGCTGTGCTGGGCCTGCGCAAGGCCCTGGGCTTATTCGCCAATTTGCGCCCTGCGATTTTGTACCCGCAGTTGGCCAATGCCTCGTCGCTCAAGCCTGAAATCGTGGCCGGTCTGGATATTCTGATTGTGCGTGAACTGACTGGCGATATTTATTTTGGCCAGCCTCGTGGCGTGCGTACGCTGGACGATGGCCCTTATGCCGGCGAGCGTCAGGGTTTTGACACCATGCACTATGCCGAGACCGAGATCCGCCGCATCGCCCATGTGGCGTTTCAGGCAGCGGCCAAGCGCCAGGGACGGCTGTGCAGCGTAGACAAGGCCAACGTCCTGGAAACCTCGCAGTTCTGGCGTGACATCATGATCGATGTGGCCCGTGAATACCCTCAGGTCGAGCTGTCCCACATGTATGTGGACAATGCCGCCATGCAGCTGGTGCGCGAACCCAAGGCCTTTGACGTCGTAGTCACGGGTAACCTGTTTGGCGACATTTTGTCCGACGAAGCCGCCATGCTGACAGGCTCCATCGGCATGTTGCCTTCGGCGTCGCTCAATGCCAGCCGCCAGGGCCTATACGAGCCCAGCCATGGCTCCGCGCCGGACATCGCCGGGCAGAATATTGCCAACCCCCTGGCCACGATTTTGTCTGCCGCCATGCTGCTGCGTTACTCTTTGGATGCCGGGGCGGCGGCGGATCGCATCGAAGCTGCCGTTCAGGCGGTGCTGGCGCAGGGATTGCGCACAACGGACATTTTCGAAGAGGGCACCGTGCGCGTTTCGACCTCCGAAATGGGCGATGCGGTGCTGAAGGCATTAGAATAA
- a CDS encoding phosphoribosylanthranilate isomerase: MVPSRTRIKICGLTRIQDVRDAIAAGTDAIGLVCFPDSKRYVTPLQAASLRQAVPVFVSTVCLFVNPQVDQVHQVLDLVHPDLLQFHGDESADFCRQFGLPYLKAFRVGAPGQDTPAGLAACCLQYSDASGWLFDSYSAGFGGSGQRLDADLLQQLPRREDDPVMVLSGGLRVETVADDILHWTPYAVDVSSGVETAPGIKDPARMRAFVRAVELAVPE; the protein is encoded by the coding sequence ATGGTGCCATCCCGAACCCGGATCAAAATCTGCGGCCTGACCCGCATCCAGGATGTGCGGGATGCGATTGCGGCGGGGACTGACGCCATTGGCCTGGTGTGTTTTCCGGACAGCAAGCGCTACGTGACGCCCTTGCAGGCGGCATCGCTGCGCCAAGCCGTGCCGGTTTTTGTCAGCACGGTCTGCCTGTTCGTCAATCCGCAGGTGGATCAGGTGCATCAGGTGCTGGATCTGGTGCACCCGGACCTGTTGCAGTTCCATGGCGATGAGTCCGCCGATTTTTGTCGGCAGTTTGGCCTGCCCTATCTGAAGGCATTCAGGGTCGGGGCGCCCGGCCAGGACACCCCCGCCGGATTGGCGGCCTGCTGCCTGCAATATTCCGATGCCAGCGGCTGGCTGTTCGATAGCTATAGCGCCGGATTCGGCGGCAGCGGTCAGCGTCTCGATGCGGACTTGCTGCAGCAGTTGCCGCGTCGCGAAGACGACCCGGTCATGGTGCTTTCCGGCGGGCTGCGGGTCGAAACCGTGGCCGATGATATTCTGCACTGGACGCCCTATGCCGTGGATGTCAGCAGCGGCGTAGAAACCGCACCTGGCATCAAGGACCCCGCCCGCATGCGCGCCTTTGTTCGGGCGGTTGAACTGGCGGTGCCTGAATAA